One segment of Pelecanus crispus isolate bPelCri1 chromosome 2, bPelCri1.pri, whole genome shotgun sequence DNA contains the following:
- the ZFAND1 gene encoding AN1-type zinc finger protein 1 isoform X2: MAELELGQHCGVADCRQLDFLPFVCDGCSGVFCLQHRSRDAHGCSEVNIRNNSVKPDQHKSYPCSYKDCNGKELLPVLCPYCEKHFCLRHRHQSDHECEKMDTPKPRMAATQQLVKHIIDSKKNEEAKSKIRKGAKNNETAAKVALMKLKMHACGDKSLPQVIFLPKGNKEKSKPMFFCSKWSIGKVVDFAASLASLKNDNNKSTSQKLRLCHTASGKALPFEHTLETWLSDKDYPLYNGGNVILEYLDNDVLFIEDTESYFS, from the exons ATGGCGGAGCTAGAGCTGGGGCAGCACTGCGGGGTGGCGGATTGCCGCCAGCTCG attttcttccctttgtatGTGATGGCTGTTCAGGTGTCTTTTG CCTTCAGCACAGGAGCCGGGATGCTCATGGGTGTTCTGAG GTGAATATAAGAAACAATTCTGTGAAACCAGATCAGCACAAATCTTACCCATGTTCATACAAGGACTGCAATGGAAAGGAGCTTTTGCCAGTTTTATGTCCCTactgtgaaaaacatttttgtctaAG GCACCGGCATCAATCAGACCATGAATGTGAGAAAATGGACACACCAAAACCTCGAATGGCTGCCACCCAGCAGCTAGTTAAACATATTATAG AttctaaaaaaaatgaggaagcaaaaagcaaaatacgTAAAGGAGCGAAAAACAATGAGACAGCAGCAAAAGTGGCGttaatgaaactgaaaatgcaCGCGTGTGGGGACAAGTCCTTGCCTCAGGTCA tatttttaccAAAGGggaacaaagagaaaagcaagcctATGTTCTTTTGCAGTAAGTGGAGTATTGGCAAAGTAGTAGATTTTGCGGCTTCCTTAGCAAGCCTTAAAAATGACAACAACAAATCAACATCCCAG AAATTGAGATTATGCCATACTGCCTCTGGCAAAGCCTTGCCATTTGAACACACATTGGAAACATGGCTATCTGATAAAGACTATCCATTGTACAATGGTGGAAATGTAATTTTGGAGTATCTTGATAATGATGTTCTATTTATAGAAGATACAGAGTCGTACTTCAGTTAA
- the ZFAND1 gene encoding AN1-type zinc finger protein 1 isoform X1 — translation MAELELGQHCGVADCRQLDFLPFVCDGCSGVFCLQHRSRDAHGCSEVNIRNNSVKPDQHKSYPCSYKDCNGKELLPVLCPYCEKHFCLRHRHQSDHECEKMDTPKPRMAATQQLVKHIIDSKKNEEAKSKIRKGAKNNETAAKVALMKLKMHACGDKSLPQTERIYFQVFLPKGNKEKSKPMFFCSKWSIGKVVDFAASLASLKNDNNKSTSQKLRLCHTASGKALPFEHTLETWLSDKDYPLYNGGNVILEYLDNDVLFIEDTESYFS, via the exons ATGGCGGAGCTAGAGCTGGGGCAGCACTGCGGGGTGGCGGATTGCCGCCAGCTCG attttcttccctttgtatGTGATGGCTGTTCAGGTGTCTTTTG CCTTCAGCACAGGAGCCGGGATGCTCATGGGTGTTCTGAG GTGAATATAAGAAACAATTCTGTGAAACCAGATCAGCACAAATCTTACCCATGTTCATACAAGGACTGCAATGGAAAGGAGCTTTTGCCAGTTTTATGTCCCTactgtgaaaaacatttttgtctaAG GCACCGGCATCAATCAGACCATGAATGTGAGAAAATGGACACACCAAAACCTCGAATGGCTGCCACCCAGCAGCTAGTTAAACATATTATAG AttctaaaaaaaatgaggaagcaaaaagcaaaatacgTAAAGGAGCGAAAAACAATGAGACAGCAGCAAAAGTGGCGttaatgaaactgaaaatgcaCGCGTGTGGGGACAAGTCCTTGCCTCAG aCAGAAAGAATTtactttcaagtatttttaccAAAGGggaacaaagagaaaagcaagcctATGTTCTTTTGCAGTAAGTGGAGTATTGGCAAAGTAGTAGATTTTGCGGCTTCCTTAGCAAGCCTTAAAAATGACAACAACAAATCAACATCCCAG AAATTGAGATTATGCCATACTGCCTCTGGCAAAGCCTTGCCATTTGAACACACATTGGAAACATGGCTATCTGATAAAGACTATCCATTGTACAATGGTGGAAATGTAATTTTGGAGTATCTTGATAATGATGTTCTATTTATAGAAGATACAGAGTCGTACTTCAGTTAA
- the IMPA1 gene encoding inositol monophosphatase 1, with protein MADPWQECMDYAVALARKAGDIIRGALKEEVSVMTKSSPVDLVTETDQKVENFIISLIKEKYPSHSFIGEESVAAGEGSILTDNPTWIIDPIDGTTNFVHRFPFVAVSIGFVVNKKIEFGIVYSCVEDKMYTARKGKGAFCNGQKLQVSGQEDITKSLLVTELGSNRDPETIKIVLSNMERLLSIPIHGIRAVGTAAVNMCLVATGGADAYYEMGIHCWDMAGAGIIITEAGGVLLDVSGGPFDLMSRRIIAASSRAIGERIAKALQIIPLKRDDATN; from the exons ATGGCAGATCCTTGGCAAGAATGTATGGATTATGCAGTTGCTTTAGCAAGGAAAGCTGGGGAT ATAATCCGTGGAGCACTCAAAGAAGAAGTATCTGTTATGACTAAAAGTTCACCAGTAGATCTAGTGACAGAAACTGAtcaaaaagtagaaaacttcattatttctttgatTAAAGAAAAGTATCCTTCTCACAG CTTCATCGGAGAAGAATCTGTTGCAGCTGGAGAGGGCAGCATTTTGACAGATAACCCCACATGGATTATAGACCCTATTGACGGAACTACCAACTTCGTACACAG gtTTCCATTTGTGGCAGTTTCAATTGGCTTTGTTGTAAACAAAAAG ATAGAGTTTGGAATTGTGTATAGTTGTGTAGAAGACAAGATGTATACtgccagaaaaggaaaaggtgcaTTTTGCAATGGTCAAAAACTTCAAGTATCAGGCCAAGAAG acatTACAAAATCCCTTTTAGTAACAGAATTGGGATCAAATCGTGATCCAGAGACTATAAAAATAGTTCTTTCTAACATGGAAAGACTTCTCAGTATTCCTATTCACGG GATTAGAGCCGTTGGTACAGCAGCTGTGAATATGTGCCTTGTGGCAACGGGTGGAGCTGATGCCTATTATGAAATGGGGATTCACTGCTGGGATATGGCAGGGGCTGGAATCATTATTACTGAAGCAGGCGGAGTACTGCTAGATGTATCAG GTGGACCATTCGATTTGATGTCTCGAAGAATAATTGCAGCAAGTAGTCGAGCTATAGGAGAGAGAATAGCCAAAGCACTTCAGATAATTCCTCTGAAAAGGGATGATGCAACTAACTGA